In the genome of Blastopirellula marina, one region contains:
- a CDS encoding acyl-CoA thioesterase: MLTEHTIEVRVRYQETDAQGRVHHANYITYFELARTEMLRAGGFNYKRMEEEGLLLVVRDVQVRYHLPAEFDDLLLVTVKTVKAKGARIELSYEIRREDELVVEGSTLLACITREGKPTRIPAVLRVD; encoded by the coding sequence ATGCTGACAGAACATACCATCGAAGTCCGTGTCCGCTATCAGGAAACGGACGCCCAGGGTCGTGTCCATCACGCGAACTATATCACCTATTTCGAGCTCGCCCGAACAGAAATGCTGCGAGCTGGCGGTTTCAACTATAAAAGAATGGAAGAAGAAGGACTTCTGCTCGTTGTCCGCGATGTCCAAGTTCGTTATCACTTGCCCGCGGAATTCGACGATCTGCTGCTCGTAACGGTTAAGACCGTCAAAGCGAAGGGGGCTCGAATCGAGCTAAGCTACGAGATTCGCCGCGAGGATGAGTTGGTCGTGGAAGGAAGTACACTGCTCGCTTGTATCACGCGCGAAGGCAAACCAACCCGCATTCCCGCCGTTTTACGCGTAGATTAG
- a CDS encoding sulfurtransferase produces the protein MNTTTVLPDTGPVLNISSYLFAPLSDLKRLRDSLRRTCRRLDLRGTILLSTEGINLFVAGPDENVQKLLDKLRQVPGLEKLEAKESFTSYQPFRRMLVKIKKEIIAFGIDGIEPAQRTAPKLPPAQLKQWLDDGKPLMLYDVRNDYEVKVGTFAGAVPAGIDTFRDFPKAVSGLPDDAKQTPVVMFCTGGIRCEKAGPFMQQAGFQEVYQLEGGILKYFELVGGDHYQGDCFVFDQRVAVDPQLQESAIAQCFACQAPLTPEEQKSPLYVPGQSCPHCFKSTQQAMAAVVARRQEKLKKVTTPLPGSIPYTNTRRLYVSSEQKGKTLFEVLAKKVPAASQGFWERMMAQRLMVEIVEHQDERLVEYRAVDSNAPLTPGQHFELRYPGTTEPDVSTDLQILYEDTALVVVNKPAPLPMHPCGRFNKNSLISFLEQVYHPQKLRIAHRLDANTTGVAVLSRTSAVARQVQPQFEQGRVEKRYLARVYGHPTEDSFICEEPIGTSRVTGGGRRVEEGGQSARTDFVVRARLEDGTALLEVSPKTGRTNQIRLHIWHLGFPIVGDPMYQQGGVMQEKQTLGIDEPPMCLHAWEVTFRHPQTNEMVTFQAPAPAWAE, from the coding sequence ATGAATACGACTACCGTTCTGCCTGATACTGGGCCCGTACTGAATATCTCTTCGTACCTCTTCGCGCCGCTGAGCGACCTGAAGCGGCTGCGCGATTCGCTCCGTCGGACCTGTCGGCGCCTTGACCTGCGCGGGACCATCCTTCTCAGCACGGAAGGGATCAACCTCTTCGTCGCCGGTCCCGATGAGAATGTCCAGAAACTTCTGGACAAATTGCGTCAGGTGCCGGGTCTGGAAAAGCTGGAAGCGAAAGAAAGCTTCACTAGCTACCAGCCATTTCGACGAATGCTTGTGAAAATCAAAAAAGAAATCATTGCGTTTGGCATCGACGGCATCGAGCCAGCCCAACGCACGGCTCCTAAGCTTCCGCCCGCACAACTCAAACAGTGGCTCGATGATGGGAAGCCACTGATGTTGTACGACGTTCGTAACGACTACGAAGTAAAGGTAGGAACTTTCGCAGGTGCCGTCCCAGCCGGCATCGATACTTTCCGCGATTTCCCGAAAGCGGTCTCCGGACTGCCGGACGATGCCAAGCAAACTCCCGTGGTGATGTTTTGCACTGGCGGAATTCGTTGCGAAAAAGCGGGACCTTTCATGCAGCAGGCGGGTTTCCAGGAAGTCTATCAGTTAGAAGGGGGCATTCTGAAATACTTTGAGCTGGTCGGTGGCGATCACTACCAAGGAGACTGCTTCGTCTTTGACCAACGTGTCGCCGTTGATCCTCAACTGCAGGAATCGGCGATCGCACAATGCTTTGCCTGCCAGGCTCCACTAACCCCGGAAGAACAAAAGTCACCACTTTACGTGCCCGGACAATCTTGCCCTCACTGCTTTAAGTCGACCCAGCAAGCAATGGCCGCGGTCGTTGCTCGCCGGCAAGAGAAACTCAAGAAGGTCACGACGCCACTTCCAGGCAGTATCCCTTATACCAACACGCGACGTCTCTACGTTTCGTCCGAGCAAAAGGGAAAGACACTTTTCGAGGTACTGGCCAAGAAAGTGCCGGCTGCCTCGCAAGGTTTCTGGGAACGAATGATGGCCCAGCGTCTGATGGTGGAGATCGTCGAACACCAAGACGAACGCCTGGTCGAATACCGCGCAGTAGATTCCAACGCTCCACTGACGCCTGGTCAACATTTCGAGCTTCGATATCCAGGCACTACTGAGCCGGACGTAAGCACCGACTTACAAATTCTGTACGAGGACACCGCACTGGTCGTGGTCAATAAGCCGGCTCCACTGCCGATGCATCCTTGTGGACGATTTAACAAGAATTCGCTGATCAGCTTCCTGGAACAGGTTTATCATCCTCAAAAGCTACGGATCGCCCATCGGTTGGATGCCAACACGACCGGTGTCGCAGTGCTTTCACGAACGAGCGCTGTCGCTCGCCAAGTTCAACCACAATTTGAACAAGGCCGCGTCGAGAAGCGATATCTGGCCCGCGTGTACGGTCATCCGACGGAAGATTCCTTCATTTGCGAAGAGCCGATCGGCACATCCCGCGTAACGGGCGGCGGTCGTCGCGTGGAAGAAGGTGGTCAGTCGGCTCGTACCGATTTCGTCGTTCGTGCTCGCCTCGAAGATGGTACTGCATTGCTTGAAGTCTCGCCGAAAACTGGCCGCACGAATCAGATCCGTTTGCACATATGGCATCTAGGCTTCCCGATCGTTGGTGATCCGATGTACCAACAAGGAGGCGTCATGCAAGAGAAGCAAACACTTGGCATCGACGAACCACCGATGTGCCTGCATGCCTGGGAAGTCACGTTCCGACATCCGCAAACCAATGAGATGGTCACCTTCCAGGCACCGGCCCCAGCTTGGGCGGAATAG
- a CDS encoding ABC transporter permease subunit/CPBP intramembrane protease — protein sequence MNWDNVKLILKRELRDQARDRRTLFSVIGLPVLLYPLMGLMVLQVMQFRQTHPTRLQVIGLSELPDTPDLFVPVEAKSEGNSEPETHYEFSPELLKDAGVTSRFEIEATQASIDSEVVSKTAKETLNSDGFDAIIYFPPGFKERLESFQNEMANGEGETTSEFPSPQLISNSSEERSKLADVRMQQILHAWRERVIQKNLEANHVPTVITDPFKIGTLDLSEKPLDQSSYMWAKIFPFIVVIWALTGAFYPAIDLCAGEKERGTLETLLSSPALRSEIVAGKLLAIMTFSIATSVLNLMSMGFTASFVMGQFGDGAMAGRINFGPPPIWSLGWLFLALIPMAALFSALALAIATMARSSKEGQYYLLPLLMLNLPLVVLPVLPDTELTFGTSLIPVSGMSFLLKSLMEGDYQTAALYTLPVLGVTAFCIWVAIRWAIDQFNNESVLFRESERFSLQAWLRKVWRDRQATPTAAGGFVMGIVLLALPHMLGKYVFPSPGADGKLGTPELIKYMLIIQVGLILLPVLVAAAIFTRSMARTFLLRMPDRQMMLGVVLAPVLAICLHPFALYLRGIIQNTIPMSQDLQEQLQNTLGGVENLPIWAIFTMFAILPAICEEFACRGFILSGMRHIGHKWAAISIAAIFFGLLHGVLQQSIPAVIFGLMIGFVAVQTRSILPAILFHATHNSLVFAQGMIVNDTIKDFWPLKFLVATVTDTPGEAEYHPILVGLCALGAFLIVGVLARMPAELSAEERRQAALDHQGTFQNQVGKSKDASPAG from the coding sequence ATGAACTGGGACAACGTCAAACTGATCCTGAAACGAGAACTGCGTGACCAGGCGCGTGATCGCCGCACGCTATTTTCCGTGATCGGTTTGCCGGTACTGTTGTATCCGTTGATGGGCTTGATGGTGCTGCAAGTCATGCAGTTTCGCCAAACGCACCCGACACGTTTACAAGTAATTGGCCTATCCGAGCTTCCCGACACACCCGATCTTTTTGTCCCGGTTGAAGCGAAGAGTGAAGGCAATAGCGAGCCTGAAACACACTATGAATTCTCGCCAGAGCTACTAAAAGATGCCGGTGTGACAAGCCGGTTTGAGATTGAAGCCACCCAGGCTTCCATTGATTCTGAGGTGGTCAGCAAGACGGCCAAGGAAACGCTCAACTCTGACGGGTTCGATGCGATCATCTATTTCCCACCCGGTTTCAAGGAACGGTTGGAAAGTTTTCAGAACGAGATGGCCAATGGGGAAGGGGAAACCACGAGTGAGTTTCCTTCGCCGCAGTTGATCAGCAACTCGTCCGAGGAACGCTCGAAACTCGCCGATGTTCGTATGCAGCAAATCTTGCATGCGTGGCGCGAGAGGGTTATCCAGAAGAACCTGGAGGCTAATCACGTCCCAACAGTCATTACCGATCCCTTTAAGATTGGCACGCTCGATCTGTCGGAGAAGCCGCTTGATCAGTCGTCGTACATGTGGGCGAAGATCTTTCCGTTTATTGTCGTGATCTGGGCGTTGACCGGCGCGTTTTACCCGGCAATCGATCTCTGTGCTGGCGAAAAAGAACGGGGCACGCTCGAGACGTTGCTCTCCAGTCCGGCGCTTCGTTCTGAGATTGTGGCCGGAAAGCTGTTAGCCATCATGACATTCAGCATCGCAACCAGTGTGTTGAATCTCATGAGTATGGGCTTTACTGCGAGCTTTGTCATGGGGCAATTTGGCGATGGGGCGATGGCCGGTCGGATCAACTTCGGACCGCCACCGATCTGGTCGCTAGGTTGGCTTTTCCTGGCGCTGATTCCGATGGCCGCACTGTTCAGTGCGTTGGCCCTAGCAATTGCAACGATGGCACGCAGCAGCAAGGAAGGGCAGTACTACCTGCTTCCGCTGCTGATGTTGAACTTGCCTCTCGTCGTTTTGCCCGTGTTGCCAGATACCGAACTGACGTTTGGTACCTCGTTGATTCCGGTCAGCGGGATGTCCTTCCTGCTGAAGTCGTTAATGGAAGGAGACTACCAAACGGCGGCACTGTATACGCTGCCTGTGCTCGGTGTGACCGCGTTCTGTATCTGGGTAGCAATTCGCTGGGCGATCGATCAATTCAATAACGAGTCGGTTTTGTTCCGTGAGAGCGAACGTTTCAGTCTGCAAGCTTGGCTGCGCAAAGTTTGGCGTGATCGTCAAGCGACACCGACAGCGGCTGGTGGGTTTGTGATGGGGATCGTGCTTTTAGCCTTGCCTCACATGCTGGGTAAATATGTCTTTCCGTCTCCTGGAGCTGACGGAAAGTTAGGGACACCGGAACTGATCAAGTACATGCTGATCATTCAAGTCGGTTTGATCTTGCTACCAGTCTTAGTCGCAGCTGCGATCTTCACCCGCAGTATGGCGAGAACATTCTTGCTGCGAATGCCTGATCGACAAATGATGCTCGGAGTCGTGTTGGCTCCGGTGCTGGCGATTTGTCTCCACCCATTTGCACTCTATCTGCGAGGAATTATCCAAAACACGATTCCGATGTCGCAAGATCTGCAGGAGCAATTGCAGAACACGTTGGGTGGCGTCGAGAACTTGCCGATCTGGGCTATCTTCACAATGTTCGCGATCTTGCCGGCGATTTGCGAAGAGTTCGCGTGTCGTGGTTTTATCCTTTCAGGCATGCGACACATCGGCCACAAGTGGGCGGCGATTAGCATCGCGGCGATCTTCTTCGGTTTATTGCATGGCGTGTTGCAGCAATCGATTCCCGCTGTCATCTTCGGTTTGATGATTGGATTTGTCGCCGTACAAACGCGAAGTATCTTGCCAGCGATTTTGTTCCACGCGACCCACAACAGCCTGGTGTTTGCCCAGGGGATGATCGTGAATGACACCATCAAGGACTTTTGGCCGCTCAAGTTTCTGGTCGCCACGGTTACCGATACGCCAGGGGAGGCGGAGTATCATCCAATCTTGGTCGGCCTATGTGCCCTCGGGGCGTTCCTGATTGTGGGCGTCTTGGCGCGAATGCCGGCTGAGCTTTCGGCCGAGGAACGACGTCAGGCCGCGCTCGATCATCAGGGTACATTTCAGAATCAAGTCGGCAAATCGAAAGACGCCAGCCCAGCGGGGTAG
- a CDS encoding acetolactate synthase: protein MSTGAGSGTNFSTMRGRDYPSLRQFTVFLENRVGQLLEIVRRFEGSNVRIVALSINDATECCFVRFLLSDPEGGREILERAGLALIESDLIGVELPNEKQPLLRVCTALLQSEVNIVQAYPLLYTPHNRAAVALMVDNADIAMDTLLSRNFHVLTEDDLKFDE, encoded by the coding sequence ATGAGTACGGGAGCCGGCTCCGGTACCAACTTCAGCACGATGCGAGGTCGCGATTACCCCTCGCTCCGACAGTTCACCGTCTTTCTCGAGAACCGTGTCGGACAACTGCTGGAAATTGTACGAAGGTTCGAGGGAAGCAACGTCCGCATTGTTGCCCTTTCTATCAACGACGCCACCGAGTGTTGTTTTGTTCGTTTCCTGCTAAGCGATCCCGAAGGTGGACGCGAGATCTTAGAGCGAGCTGGACTCGCCTTGATCGAGTCCGACCTAATTGGCGTGGAGCTACCGAACGAAAAACAGCCCTTGTTGCGGGTATGCACGGCCCTCCTGCAATCGGAGGTTAATATCGTTCAGGCTTATCCACTGCTATATACTCCGCACAACCGAGCTGCGGTTGCACTGATGGTCGATAACGCTGACATTGCGATGGATACTCTGTTATCGCGTAACTTCCACGTGCTTACCGAAGATGATCTGAAATTCGACGAATAA
- a CDS encoding ABC transporter ATP-binding protein has product MIHVRDLVKSYDDLQLGKFTAVDQISFFAMPGEIFGLLGPNGAGKTTALRILSTVLEPTSGTVKIAGYDVTTEPAMVRHQIGFMSANTAVYDRMTAWEMVEYFGQLYGMPKDQLRERMEDLFHRLGMREIRDVLGAKMSTGMKQKVSIARALIHDPPVLIFDEPTLGLDVFVARALVQLIAELRDQGKCIIFSSHIMREVEKLCDKVAIMNRGKILAEGTIEELRTQYDQPDLEELFFHLIGEPEGIEN; this is encoded by the coding sequence ATGATTCACGTTCGTGATCTCGTCAAATCGTACGACGATCTCCAACTCGGCAAATTCACGGCAGTGGATCAAATTAGCTTTTTCGCGATGCCTGGCGAGATCTTTGGCTTGTTGGGCCCCAACGGCGCTGGCAAGACGACCGCGCTGCGGATTCTCAGTACGGTGCTCGAGCCCACGTCAGGCACGGTTAAGATTGCCGGCTACGATGTAACTACCGAGCCGGCGATGGTACGGCATCAAATCGGGTTTATGTCTGCCAACACGGCAGTCTACGACCGAATGACCGCCTGGGAAATGGTCGAGTACTTCGGCCAGTTGTACGGCATGCCCAAAGATCAGCTGCGCGAGCGGATGGAGGATTTGTTCCATCGACTCGGCATGCGCGAGATTCGCGACGTCCTCGGCGCGAAGATGTCGACCGGAATGAAGCAAAAGGTGTCCATTGCTCGCGCTCTAATTCATGACCCGCCTGTTTTGATCTTCGACGAACCGACCTTGGGCTTAGATGTCTTCGTCGCTCGTGCCTTGGTGCAATTGATTGCCGAACTACGTGACCAAGGGAAGTGCATTATCTTCTCGTCGCATATCATGCGTGAAGTGGAGAAGTTGTGCGACAAGGTCGCGATCATGAACCGAGGAAAGATCTTGGCTGAGGGAACCATCGAGGAGCTTCGCACGCAGTACGATCAGCCTGACTTGGAAGAGTTGTTCTTCCACTTGATCGGCGAACCGGAAGGAATCGAGAACTAA
- a CDS encoding ATP-dependent Clp protease adaptor ClpS, with protein MSTEELSLQSRPKRQPPFGVILHNDDLNSFNYVIDSIRNVFHYELEKCYHLTLEAHETGRSMLWSGTLEGAELKQELLLSCGPDPIMRDKGGLPLRVTLEEIPQ; from the coding sequence ATGAGCACTGAAGAGCTAAGTCTTCAATCGAGACCAAAACGCCAACCTCCCTTCGGCGTAATTTTGCACAACGACGATTTAAATTCTTTTAATTACGTCATTGATTCCATCCGTAATGTGTTTCATTACGAGCTGGAAAAGTGCTACCACCTAACACTGGAAGCCCACGAAACTGGCCGCAGTATGTTGTGGTCGGGCACCCTTGAAGGGGCCGAGCTCAAGCAAGAGCTACTTCTCTCGTGCGGTCCCGATCCGATCATGCGTGACAAGGGCGGCCTTCCCTTACGAGTCACCCTGGAAGAAATACCACAATAA
- a CDS encoding phosphopantothenoylcysteine decarboxylase — translation MARVLITSGPTRQYIDPVRYLTNASSGRMGCSLAEAALAAGHEVVIVSGPVTVTYPSEATIKWVTTTEEMLEVAREQFATCDGLIGVAAPCDYRPEFVQGQKISKTGQPLVLELIETPDIVATLGAEKGSRWVVGFALETEDRRFRALVKLEKKSCNLMVLNGPEAMNSDDNQVEVLAKDGTVVASLSGSKPEVATRIMEIVGNQLIYA, via the coding sequence ATGGCACGCGTTCTTATTACCTCGGGCCCGACCCGCCAGTACATTGATCCGGTTCGTTACCTCACCAATGCGTCGAGTGGACGAATGGGGTGTAGCTTGGCAGAAGCTGCGCTGGCGGCCGGCCACGAAGTGGTAATTGTCTCTGGGCCTGTCACGGTAACGTACCCCAGCGAAGCCACGATCAAGTGGGTAACAACCACGGAAGAGATGCTGGAAGTTGCTCGAGAACAATTCGCGACCTGTGATGGGCTGATCGGGGTGGCTGCCCCGTGTGACTATCGCCCTGAGTTCGTTCAGGGGCAAAAGATCAGTAAGACTGGTCAGCCTTTGGTTCTGGAGCTGATCGAAACGCCCGACATTGTTGCTACTTTGGGGGCAGAGAAGGGGAGCCGCTGGGTCGTTGGCTTTGCCTTAGAAACGGAAGATCGTCGTTTCCGCGCTTTGGTAAAACTAGAAAAGAAGAGCTGCAACTTGATGGTGCTCAACGGCCCCGAAGCGATGAACAGCGACGACAACCAGGTTGAAGTTTTGGCAAAAGATGGCACGGTCGTTGCCAGTTTGTCGGGCAGCAAGCCGGAAGTTGCCACCCGAATTATGGAGATCGTCGGAAATCAGCTAATCTACGCGTAA